The genome window CCCTGGACGTGCACGTCAAGCGGCTGCGGGCGAAGATCGAGCCCGACCCGGGCGCGCCGCGCTACCTGGTGACGGTCCGTGGCCTGGGCTACAAGTTCGAGCCGTAAACGGCACCGCGCGCACGACGAGGGCCGCACTCCCCGGAAGGGGGTGCGGCCCTCGGCCGTGCGCGGGGCGCGAGCGCTCCGCGCCGGTTGCTCAGTGCGCCGAGGCGCTCGCGCTGGCGGGCGAGCCGCTGGCCGGGGCGGAGGCCGCACCGCTCGCGCCGGCGGACGCGGAGGTGCTCGCGCCGGCCGAGGCGGGGGCGCTCGCCGAGGCGCCGGCGGAGGCCGACCCGCTCGCCGGGGCCGAGGCCGAGGCCGACGGGGTGGCCGGGCCGAACGACTCGTAGGCGCCGGTGGCCGGCAGCACCTGGGCCTGCACGTCCACCTTGCCGGCGGAGGAGAAGGCGAAGCTGGTCGGCGCGAAGCCGCCGACCGGGAGGGTCGCGCCGTCCGCGTGGGCCGAGGGCTGGCCCGGGCCGCCGACCAGCACCGCGCCCATCGCGGGGATCACGATGCCGCCGGGCAGCGGGGCGCCCTTGGCGTCCTGGAAGGTGGCGTTGGTGCCGCCGATGGTGACGGACTGCAGGGTCTCCGGGGCGGAGCCGGTGTTGCTGATGTTGACCGTCAGGTTCGCCGGGCCGGGCTCGCTGCTGGTCTGCGTCAGGCCGACGACGACCACGATCGCGTTGAGCTTGAGGTCGTTGCCCAGCGAGGTGGCCGCACTGTTCGGCTTGATCTGCAGGGTCTGCGAGCTGGTGCCGGGACCGTCCGCGCAGGCGGAGAGCGAGAGGGCGGAGAGGGCGAGAACGATGGCGGCAATGCCACCGCGTCGAAGGCTGCGGCTCACGGCGGCGGCATCTCCTTGGTCGCGTGTCGGTTTGTCAGCGCCCAGCGTACCGACCGCACTTATCCGGCCCTCACGGGGTGGCCCCGTGTCGCGGACCGAGCCCCCCGGGCGGCGGCGGTACCAGAGGTTCCGGAACCGCCGCAAGATCAGATCACGATCGGGAAACAGTGAATATCCGGTGATGACTTCAAGATCGGTTGCGGCGTTTCCGAGGTGGCGTGCGGGG of Kitasatospora viridis contains these proteins:
- a CDS encoding DUF461 domain-containing protein; its protein translation is MSRSLRRGGIAAIVLALSALSLSACADGPGTSSQTLQIKPNSAATSLGNDLKLNAIVVVVGLTQTSSEPGPANLTVNISNTGSAPETLQSVTIGGTNATFQDAKGAPLPGGIVIPAMGAVLVGGPGQPSAHADGATLPVGGFAPTSFAFSSAGKVDVQAQVLPATGAYESFGPATPSASASAPASGSASAGASASAPASAGASTSASAGASGAASAPASGSPASASASAH